A window of Neisseria canis contains these coding sequences:
- a CDS encoding metallophosphoesterase produces the protein MFFAFIFCVLQVFTFCFAKFWQWFLKTEKGTSAHRLILIGAFVFSNGLLVLTLLRYWRFMFRVSAGWMVLMLFTVFTSAAVFLVWLALRKRVAQHTLAMGLRAFSVLFFCSVTAYAVYSAYVPVVKRMTVTIDKPLEKTVRIGMASDLHLGYLFRGKQLDDLAAIMSREKADIVLLPGDIMDDDTEAYRELDMKPSLMKLRAPLGVYATMGNHDLFGHEREIHEALTEAGVTVLHDDVVQIDNRFWLIGRPDDNAKNRMPTEELLLKTDPRQPVFLLDHRPTEIHKHEKLPIDVQVSGHVHNGQVFPANFVVKFLNRVSYGYAQLGMGHYFVTSGYGFWGVPFRLGSQSEVWIIDVQSRNSKK, from the coding sequence ATGTTTTTTGCATTTATCTTTTGTGTATTGCAGGTTTTCACGTTTTGCTTTGCCAAATTCTGGCAATGGTTTCTGAAAACCGAAAAAGGCACGTCCGCCCATCGCCTGATTTTGATCGGCGCATTCGTATTCAGCAACGGCCTGCTTGTGTTGACGCTTTTACGCTATTGGCGGTTTATGTTCCGTGTGAGCGCGGGCTGGATGGTGCTGATGCTGTTTACTGTCTTTACTTCGGCAGCGGTGTTTTTAGTGTGGCTTGCTTTGAGAAAACGCGTGGCGCAACACACTTTGGCTATGGGTTTGCGCGCGTTTAGCGTGCTGTTTTTCTGCAGTGTCACGGCTTATGCGGTGTACAGCGCTTATGTGCCGGTGGTAAAGCGTATGACCGTAACCATAGACAAACCGCTTGAAAAAACCGTCCGCATCGGCATGGCAAGCGACCTGCATTTAGGTTATTTATTCCGCGGCAAACAGCTGGATGATTTGGCAGCGATTATGAGCCGTGAAAAAGCGGACATTGTTTTGCTGCCCGGCGATATTATGGATGATGACACCGAAGCCTACCGCGAATTAGACATGAAGCCCAGCCTGATGAAGCTGCGTGCGCCGCTTGGCGTGTATGCCACCATGGGCAATCACGATTTGTTCGGACACGAACGTGAAATTCACGAAGCGCTCACCGAAGCCGGCGTAACCGTGCTGCATGACGATGTAGTGCAGATAGACAACCGCTTCTGGCTGATCGGCCGCCCCGACGACAATGCCAAAAACCGCATGCCAACCGAAGAGCTGCTGCTGAAAACCGATCCGAGACAGCCCGTTTTCCTGCTCGATCACCGCCCGACCGAAATCCATAAACATGAAAAACTGCCGATTGACGTGCAGGTTTCCGGCCATGTGCACAACGGTCAGGTGTTTCCGGCTAATTTCGTGGTGAAATTCCTCAACCGTGTGTCCTACGGATATGCGCAACTGGGCATGGGGCATTATTTTGTTACCTCCGGCTACGGTTTTTGGGGCGTGCCTTTCCGCCTCGGTTCGCAATCGGAGGTGTGGATTATTGACGTGCAGTCGCGTAATTCTAAAAAATAA